In the Theobroma cacao cultivar B97-61/B2 chromosome 1, Criollo_cocoa_genome_V2, whole genome shotgun sequence genome, one interval contains:
- the LOC18613780 gene encoding zinc finger protein 598: MDDSCAVCADNLEWVAYGACGHREVCSTCVARLRFICNDGRCCICKTESNVIFVTKALGDYTRMISDFSVLPSEVREGRVGSFWYHEDTQAFFDDVDHYRMIKAMCRLSCSVCDKMEEQSNEGAKRRAKFRNIEQLKGHLFHRHKLVMCSLCLEGRKVFICEQKLYTRAQLNQHINTGDSEVDGTESERGGFMGHPMCEFCKTPFYGDNELYSHMSTEHYTCHICQRQHPGQYEYYKNYDDLEIHFRRDHYLCEDEACLAKKFIVFQSEAELKRHNTMEHGGRMSRAQRNAALQIPTSFRYRRSNEDNRRGRGRTFRRELSDNDYQLSMAIEASLGTAGDLQASSTAQVVSDHADTNDIDALVQPFELLSTTDSESSARYLQALGGGSRGAPLQESSFPPLPIGPSTSQQKPKRSSEGLANNTMAAHLRCRKNGNTNVFNSAQAWPATSRRPMQASSSSTQVGRTTNVAAVTPHGTGNGAAQLSYASSTQAQAQVQARPTTADVLISSGSRMSSGNTSRISHSSSAPNLANSGFSEPSVSDFPPVSAAQRHKQSSSSQGQMNVEDVQTANKSLVEKMRAALEYDEEKYNAFKEISGQYRQGLIDSGRYLDYVKQYGLSHLVLELARLCPDAQKQKELIETYNASSQSNGLQDNGGAKGGVWSKDNIASKKGKGKSLDTASSNSKDTLADSIVSSVRKLQSSYMPSEEEVEVLSKDGYRPSKGKSKVMVDELRVELNSSNQPSVIIGGQNDSLSVKLGSGDGGGGSKQRKKTSKFHRLRLGDGSMAALLDHKSSEPDPEPLDKKFDGSQNSTGGLPIRGVWKKGGSQKLFP; this comes from the exons GCTTTGGGGGATTACACAAGGATGATCAGTGACTTTTCTGTATTGCCATCTGAAGTGAGAGAAGGACGGGTGGGATCTTTTTGGTACCATGAGGATACACAAGCCTTTTTCGATGATGTTGATCACTACAGGATGATCAAAGCAATGTGCAGACTTTCTTGTAGTGTATGTGACAAGATGGAAGAGCAGTCGAATGAGGGGGCGAAACGACGGGCAAAGTTTAGGAACATTGAACAGTTGAAGGGTCATTTGTTTCATCGACATAAATTGGTTATGTGCAGCCTGTGTTTGGAAGGACGGAAG GTGTTTATCTGTGAACAAAAGCTATATACTAGAGCACAGCTAAACCAACATATAAACACGGGTGATTCTGAGGTGGATGGAACTGAAAGTGAGAGAGGTGGCTTCATGGGGCATCCAATGTGTGAATTCTGCAAGACCCCATTCTATGGGGATAATGAGTTATACTCTCACATGTCCACAGAGCACTATACATGTCATATATGCCAAAG GCAGCATCCAGGACAGTATGAATATTACAAGAATTATGATGACCTTGAG ATTCATTTTCGCCGAGATCATTACCTATGTGAGGATGAGGCTTGCCTTGCCAAAAAGTTTATTGTCTTTCAGTCTGAAGCTGAACTAAAG AGGCATAATACAATGGAACATGGAGGTCGCATGTCTCGTGCACAGCGTAATGCTGCTCTACAA ATACCAACAAGCTTTCGATATCGTCGAAGTAATGAAGATAATCGCCGTGGAAGAGGACGGACATTTCGGCGTGAGCTGTCTGATAACGACTATCAACTTTCCATGGCCATTGAGGCAAGTTTGGGGACTGCTGGTGATCTGCAAGCATCATCTACCGCACAGGTGGTCTCTGATCATGCAGATACAAATGATATTGACGCACTTGTTCAGCCTTTTGAATTATTATCTACAACAGATTCTGAATCATCGGCAAGATACCTTCAAGCATTGGGGGGAGGCTCCAGGGGTGCACCTTTGCAAGAATCTTCTTTTCCTCCTCTCCCCATTGGTCCCAGCACCAGCCAACAAAAGCCTAAACGTAGCTCAGAAGGTTTGGCTAACAACACCATGGCAGCACATCTACGGTGCCGGAAGAATGGGAATACAAATGTTTTCAATTCAGCTCAGGCATGGCCAGCAACAAGTCGCAGGCCTATGCAAGCATCAAGTAGTTCAACTCAGGTTGGAAGAACAACCAATGTTGCGGCCGTAACACCACATGGTACTGGTAATGGAGCTGCACAGTTGAGCTATGCAAGTTCAACTCAGGCACAGGCTCAGGTTCAGGCTCGACCGACAACAGCAGATGTATTAATATCATCTGGTTCTCGAATGAGCTCAGGCAACACAAGTAGGATAAGCCACTCTTCATCAGCTCCAAATCTTGCTAATAGTGGATTCTCGGAACCTTCCGTTTCCGATTTTCCTCCAGTTTCTGCTGCACAAAGGCACAAGCAGTCCTCAAGCAGCCAGGGGCAGATGAATGTGGAAGATGTTCAGACAGCCAACAAATCTTTGGTGGAAAAGATGCGAGCTGCTCTTGAATATGATGAAGAAAAATACAATgcttttaaagaaatatctGGACAGTATCGTCAGGGTTTAATAGATTCTGGCAGATATTTGGATTATGTAAAACAGTATGGCTTGTCACATCTAGTTCTTGAGCTGGCTAGACTCTGCCCCGATGCTCAGAAGCAGAAAGAGCTAATTGAGACCTATAATGCTAGTTCTCAAAGCAACGGTCTGCAGGATAATGGTGGGGCCAAAGGTGGTGTCTGGTCGAAGGATAATATTGCCTCTAAGAAAGGGAAAGGGAAGTCTTTGGATACTGCAAGCAGTAATTCAAAGGATACCTTAGCCGATAGTATTGTGAGCAGTGTCAGGAAGTTGCAGTCAAGTTATATGCCTTCTGAAGAAGAGGTGGAGGTGCTATCAAAGGATGGTTACCGTCCTTCCAAAGGCAAATCAAAGGTGATGGTTGATGAACTGCGGGTGGAACTGAATTCTAGCAATCAGCCGTCAGTAATAATTGGGGGCCAAAATGATTCCTTATCTGTTAAACTGGGATCAGGGGATGGGGGTGGTGGTAGCAAGCAACGGAAGAAAACTTCAAAGTTTCACCGGCTGCGACTTGGTGATGGTTCAATGGCAGCACTATTGGATCATAAAAGTTCTGAGCCGGATCCTGAACCATTAGACAAGAAGTTTGACGGCAGCCAAAATTCCACCGGAGGATTGCCTATACGTGGTGTTTGGAAGAAGGGAGGAAGTCAGAAACTCTTTCCATAG
- the LOC18613781 gene encoding autophagy-related protein 8i: MGKIPSFKDEFTFEQRLEESRDITAKYPNRVPVVVERYSKADLPEMDKKKYLVPRDMSVGQFIHILSLRLRLTPGKALFVFVKDTLPQTATLMDSVYESFKEDDGFLYMCYSSEKTFGCASNQIFEL; encoded by the exons ATGGGGAAGATCCCTTCTTTCAAGGACGAGTTCACATTCG AGCAAAGGCTCGAAGAATCCCGCGATATCACTGCCAAATATCCCAATCGGGTCCCC GTGGTTGTGGAAAGATACTCAAAAGCCGATCTTCCTGAGATGGATAAGAAAAA GTATCTGGTTCCTCGAGACATGTCTGTTGGACAATTCATTCACATCTTAAGCTTAAGACTTCGTCTGACCCCTGGAAAAGCGCTCTTTGTGTTTGTGAAGGATACTTTACCTCAAACAG CTACTCTTATGGACTCTGTATATGAATCTTTCAAAGAGGATGATGGATTTCTCTATATGTGTTACAGCAGCGAGAAAACCTTTGGTTGTGCTAGTAATCAGATTTTTGAACTATAA